Proteins found in one Megalobrama amblycephala isolate DHTTF-2021 linkage group LG5, ASM1881202v1, whole genome shotgun sequence genomic segment:
- the LOC125269273 gene encoding uncharacterized protein LOC125269273: MLRPKDLCQGSGTKTFLEAMQSGKVHLARFVLDALDGRIINGKTENSRTLLMHAVNLQDPGSRSKFTKLLLEKGADVNARDDHGRTALSLACEHGRLDSVKLLVQFNADPELTDTWGNSALMYAACGGHNQVLEFLVRAFKKLGLRLDRTNHAGQSAAQVADFFGHNQCVQALSSCGKKMVSPTNSTGEPVEELRWPNRLPKHVLERFSKQIQSRHEELLPALFQRQLRVGDSGNNLRTRFRRPPPLPDTDRDLLFASKQIQNSVLKEVGGTGSAERETDIETPLWGKTRSFNLDLRKQSYQGDVREINRSASRFKRASLQDEKPLVAKFYSTKMSDTINLEESQSRKVPKTSRQSKLLFSREELEPERIKPRPSGISGLGTRLLRRFTAPEFMRHIRDCPSDAGHVKGKMSRSETFPFSHTHMRVNSQPSVDSISAVRCEFENNSALK; this comes from the coding sequence ATGCTGCGGCCGAAGGATTTGTGTCAGGGATCCGGCACCAAAACCTTCCTGGAAGCCATGCAGAGTGGTAAAGTCCACCTGGCTCGCTTCGTGCTGGACGCTCTGGACGGGCGCATCATCAACGGCAAAACCGAAAACAGCCGTACGCTGCTGATGCACGCCGTGAACCTTCAAGACCCCGGGAGCAGATCCAAATTCACCAAGCTTCTGCTGGAGAAAGGCGCGGACGTGAACGCCCGGGACGACCACGGGCGCACGGCCTTGAGCCTCGCCTGCGAACACGGACGCCTGGATTCGGTGAAGCTCCTGGTGCAGTTCAACGCCGACCCGGAGCTCACGGACACATGGGGAAACAGCGCCCTGATGTACGCCGCCTGCGGAGGACACAATCAAGTTTTGGAGTTCCTGGTGCGGGCGTTCAAGAAGCTCGGATTGCGACTGGACCGCACGAACCACGCGGGACAGTCGGCCGCACAAGTTGCTGATTTCTTCGGCCACAATCAGTGCGTTCAAGCCCTCAGTAGTTGCGGAAAGAAGATGGTGAGTCCGACGAACAGCACGGGAGAACCCGTGGAAGAACTCCGTTGGCCCAATCGCCTCCCGAAGCATGTTCTGGAGAGGTTCTCCAAACAAATCCAGAGCAGACATGAGGAACTCCTTCCGGCTTTGTTTCAGAGACAGCTGCGTGTAGGCGACAGCGGCAACAACCTGCGAACCCGCTTCAGACGTCCACCGCCGTTGCCCGACACGGACCGAGATCTGCTGTTTGCTTCGAAACAGATTCAAAACTCAGTGTTGAAAGAGGTTGGCGGCACCGGGAGTGCAGAACGCGAGACAGACATCGAAACGCCACTCTGGGGGAAAACCCGATCGTTCAACCTGGACCTCAGAAAGCAATCCTACCAAGGCGACGTTCGCGAAATCAACAGATCCGCCAGCCGATTCAAAAGAGCTTCGCTCCAGGATGAAAAACCTCTCGTGGCGAAGTTCTACAGCACAAAAATGAGCGATACCATCAACCTCGAGGAGTCCCAGAGCAGGAAAGTTCCCAAAACATCCAGACAGAGCAAACTTCTGTTCAGTCGGGAAGAACTGGAACCTGAGAGGATCAAACCTCGCCCTTCAGGGATCTCCGGACTCGGGACCAGGCTGCTGCGCAGATTCACAGCTCCTGAATTCATGCGGCACATCAGAGACTGTCCGAGCGACGCTGGACACGTTAAAGGGAAGATGTCCAGGTCCGAGACCTTCCCATTCTCGCACACACACATGAGAGTGAACAGCCAGCCCAGTGTGGACAGCATCAGTGCGGTGAGATGCGAGTTTGAGAACAATTCAGCTCTTAAATGA